One Fuerstiella marisgermanici DNA window includes the following coding sequences:
- a CDS encoding cysteine desulfurase family protein encodes MSASRIFLDNNATTVILPEVAKAMSEAWTTAFANPGSQHSFGRDARRVLEDSRDAIAQILGADPTEVIFTSGGTESINAAINGLTLGRKGVIALTAGEHPATAAACERARQNGLKLLNLTVDSSGLLQPEQFANLPWAELKLVCVILAHNETGVIQDLTQLSDLCEQHRVPLLIDAVQAVGKIPVNFHKLKATALAFGAHKFHGPRGIGGLLLRRGVQLPPLLEGGHQESGRRAGTEPVPLIAGMATALRCFDADCEARMQRVQKLRDQLQQALCESSAPTVVHGSDAPRLPNTLSIAFPGVDGEAMLVSLDLEGIACSLGSTCASGSAEPAPALLAMNIEPAICTSSVRFSVSDLNTEAEIADAAARIANVVSRLREQR; translated from the coding sequence ATGTCAGCTTCCCGCATCTTCCTCGACAATAACGCCACTACCGTCATTCTGCCGGAAGTTGCGAAGGCGATGTCAGAAGCGTGGACGACGGCCTTCGCCAATCCTGGCAGCCAGCACAGCTTTGGCCGCGATGCTCGTCGCGTTCTCGAAGACAGTCGCGATGCAATCGCGCAGATTCTGGGAGCCGATCCGACTGAGGTCATCTTTACCAGTGGCGGCACCGAATCCATTAACGCTGCCATCAATGGGCTGACTCTGGGACGCAAAGGCGTCATCGCGCTGACGGCTGGCGAGCACCCCGCGACTGCAGCCGCTTGCGAACGAGCTCGCCAGAACGGCTTGAAGCTGTTGAATCTGACGGTTGATTCGTCCGGACTCCTGCAGCCCGAACAGTTCGCGAACCTGCCGTGGGCTGAATTGAAGCTCGTCTGCGTCATTCTGGCTCACAACGAAACTGGAGTGATTCAGGATCTGACTCAGTTGTCTGACCTATGTGAACAGCATCGCGTACCCCTGTTAATCGACGCCGTGCAAGCCGTGGGCAAAATTCCAGTCAACTTCCACAAACTCAAGGCCACGGCCCTGGCATTTGGGGCTCACAAGTTTCACGGCCCGCGTGGCATTGGCGGCCTTCTGCTTCGACGCGGTGTGCAGTTGCCGCCGTTGCTGGAAGGCGGACATCAGGAGTCGGGGCGCCGAGCTGGCACGGAACCCGTTCCGCTGATCGCTGGCATGGCCACGGCGTTAAGATGCTTTGACGCCGATTGCGAAGCACGCATGCAGCGCGTCCAGAAGCTGCGTGATCAGTTGCAGCAGGCACTTTGTGAAAGCAGTGCTCCGACTGTCGTTCACGGGAGCGATGCCCCTCGTTTGCCCAACACGCTCAGCATCGCCTTCCCCGGCGTCGACGGAGAAGCCATGCTGGTGAGTCTGGATCTGGAAGGCATCGCCTGCTCACTCGGCAGTACTTGCGCGAGCGGATCGGCCGAACCCGCGCCCGCGTTGCTGGCCATGAACATTGAACCGGCCATCTGCACCAGCTCCGTGCGTTTCAGTGTCAGCGACCTGAACACGGAGGCCGAAATCGCAGACGCGGCCGCTCGCATTGCGAATGTTGTCAGCCGGCTGCGTGAGCAGCGCTGA
- a CDS encoding DUF1559 domain-containing protein, with product MKTRNRADRKAGFTLIELLVVIAIIAILIALLLPAVQQAREAARRIQCKNNLKQVGLALHNYLDTYSAFPPAFVSDVSTTNTPGGEWSILARLMPYLEESNLYQQADLSRSYEDPSGVNDGIAIQRMKAYICPSEVNDRQRTSSSGVAEHYPITYGYNGGTWRVWTNATRQTGDGAFAPNSNFGTQHFTDGTSNTLGFSEVKAFTPYNRDGDQGTATVPSAPVDVEALIAGGGSNKANSGHTEWVDGRVHQTGFTTTLPPNSKVLVPGGDRPEEGDYTSCREDKTCTTPTYAAVTSRSWHIGVVNSLLMDGSVRSISENIDLGTWRNLGQRNDGNVVGEF from the coding sequence ATGAAAACTCGTAATCGTGCCGACCGAAAAGCAGGTTTCACGTTAATTGAGCTGCTTGTCGTGATCGCCATCATTGCGATCCTGATCGCCCTGCTGCTGCCCGCTGTCCAGCAGGCCCGCGAAGCCGCTCGACGAATCCAGTGTAAGAATAACCTCAAGCAAGTCGGCCTGGCGTTGCACAACTATCTGGACACCTATTCCGCGTTTCCGCCGGCCTTCGTGTCTGATGTCAGTACGACCAATACTCCCGGCGGAGAATGGTCGATTCTCGCGCGGCTGATGCCATACCTGGAAGAAAGTAACCTGTATCAGCAGGCGGACCTGTCGCGATCGTACGAAGACCCCTCGGGCGTTAACGACGGCATCGCGATTCAGCGGATGAAGGCGTACATTTGCCCCAGCGAAGTGAATGATCGTCAACGCACTAGCAGCAGCGGTGTGGCTGAGCACTATCCCATCACGTACGGCTACAACGGCGGCACATGGCGTGTCTGGACCAACGCAACTCGCCAAACCGGCGACGGTGCCTTCGCGCCGAATTCGAATTTTGGCACACAGCATTTCACCGACGGCACCAGTAACACGCTCGGCTTTTCCGAAGTGAAAGCGTTTACTCCCTACAACCGCGATGGAGACCAGGGAACCGCCACCGTTCCATCGGCGCCCGTCGATGTAGAAGCGCTGATTGCAGGCGGTGGCAGCAACAAAGCGAACAGTGGTCACACAGAATGGGTTGACGGACGCGTCCACCAAACAGGATTTACGACAACGCTTCCGCCAAACAGTAAAGTTCTTGTGCCCGGAGGCGATCGCCCCGAGGAAGGTGACTACACATCCTGTCGCGAAGATAAGACCTGCACCACGCCAACATACGCGGCTGTCACTTCTCGCAGTTGGCACATTGGCGTCGTCAACTCGCTGCTGATGGACGGCTCGGTTCGCAGCATCAGCGAGAACATTGACCTGGGAACATGGCGAAACCTCGGCCAACGCAACGACGGCAACGTTGTGGGCGAATTTTAA